One Leptolyngbya sp. 'hensonii' genomic region harbors:
- a CDS encoding peptidoglycan-binding protein: protein METFAYLCHAALRDQADPLPVQDSDARASVAGSPWMELRWLPLALALILLVSVEQALALRKGDKGPEVRSLQTSLKQQGYLVGPVDGQYGSGTEQAVRQFQAAKGLKADGIAGKATLAALGQVAQGGPVLDDAGDGQTLRRGSKGQAVMVLQDRLREAGYYKGPVNGSYGPQTEAAVRQLQQVNGLTPDGVYGPKTAQALQQGKSQSTSSGSATGSMTSTGKTIVLRLGSRGVEVSTLQERLKTAGAYEGSITGIYDAATEAAVKRFQADSNLPVDGIAGIKTQRALQLFATGSASSKAVDESVAEPTAPAIEDSGNPSVLKLQQRLQERGFNPGPLDGKMGPKTNAAIQSAQRALGLPEEDIRNGNF from the coding sequence ATGGAAACCTTTGCCTATCTCTGCCATGCTGCGCTTCGTGATCAAGCTGACCCCCTTCCGGTGCAAGATAGTGATGCCAGGGCCTCAGTCGCGGGCTCTCCATGGATGGAATTGCGCTGGCTGCCCCTAGCCCTTGCTTTGATCCTGCTGGTTTCAGTTGAGCAAGCCCTGGCCCTCCGTAAAGGGGACAAGGGGCCGGAGGTGCGATCGCTCCAGACCAGCCTCAAGCAGCAGGGATATCTGGTTGGTCCTGTGGATGGTCAGTATGGTTCTGGGACAGAACAAGCTGTGCGTCAGTTCCAGGCCGCAAAGGGGCTGAAAGCAGATGGGATCGCCGGGAAAGCCACCCTGGCGGCCCTGGGCCAAGTTGCTCAGGGGGGGCCTGTACTTGACGATGCTGGGGATGGTCAGACCCTGCGACGTGGTTCCAAGGGGCAGGCTGTGATGGTTCTGCAGGATCGGCTGCGGGAAGCAGGTTACTACAAAGGACCGGTGAATGGGAGTTATGGGCCGCAAACCGAGGCTGCGGTAAGGCAATTGCAGCAGGTGAATGGGTTAACGCCGGACGGTGTGTATGGCCCGAAAACAGCCCAGGCTTTGCAGCAAGGTAAGAGTCAATCGACCTCATCGGGGTCAGCAACAGGCTCCATGACCTCTACGGGGAAGACCATCGTGCTCCGACTGGGCAGCCGGGGGGTAGAAGTTTCGACGTTGCAGGAGCGGTTGAAAACTGCTGGAGCTTATGAGGGTAGCATTACCGGCATCTATGATGCTGCAACAGAAGCGGCTGTGAAGCGTTTTCAGGCAGATAGTAACCTCCCGGTAGATGGTATTGCAGGTATCAAGACGCAACGAGCATTGCAGTTATTCGCCACAGGTAGTGCCAGTTCTAAAGCCGTGGATGAATCTGTGGCAGAGCCAACTGCTCCTGCGATCGAGGACTCAGGCAATCCATCCGTGCTCAAATTACAGCAACGCCTGCAAGAGCGGGGGTTCAATCCCGGCCCTTTGGATGGCAAAATGGGGCCAAAAACCAATGCAGCGATTCAATCTGCCCAACGAGCGTTAGGTCTGCCTGAAGAAGATATTCGGAATGGTAATTTCTGA